ggggaggggtggggagggaacccCCTCCCGCTTAGTCAAGAGGTCACAAAGTTCAAGGGAATTTCTCAAGAGCCAATAGGCGAGATGGGCACCAGCAGCTTCGGTTGCCGATACTGAGCATGCTCGGGGTAGGTGGAGCATGCTCACTCCCTCTTTCCAAGGTACGGATGCCGAGCGAGGGAGCCTCGGCGCGGATAGGGAGCAAAGCCATGGAGGGTGGAAGGAAGCGGCGGAGCTGGCGAAGCGCCTctttcccgctgctgctgctgctgagtctCGCCCTTGAGCTGGTCCTGCCGGTCGCCCAGGCTCGGAGCCTCCGCTTTGTTACCTTGGTGAGCAGCAGGAAAGGGAGGCAAGCCAAGAAAGGGATTAAGGGGGGGCGATCTTTTGGGGGGGTTGCCACGTGACAGAAGGCTTCCCAAGCTCCAAATGGCCAGCAAGGAAAGGCAGGAAAATCTCGATCggccctttttaaaacaacaacacacccatGAAATTCGTGTTGAAAACAAGTGGCTTTTCTTCGCTGCAGGTTGCGCTTTGCAATCGAAGCCGAGATCGCGATTTCTCCGTTAAGAAAATAATCGAAAATTGCAAGGGTTTgggtttaatcatcatcatcatcatcgccctAAGTGTTGGTATAGCAGGAGCCAGGGAGGACCCAAGAAGATCAGggtgcttgccccccccccgcgcccgccACGTTCTTTCCTTGCTGCGTATCTCCCAGCGCCTTCGGCTATCTCGAGATCCGGCGGCAGGGCTTGACAGCAACCTCGCCTCGCTTCAGGGTTGGGGTGGAGCAAGAGCCCTAGTGATCTCTGGCCCGAGGCAAAATGCATGGGAATTGGGCAAACAGGAGAGGTAGAGGACGCCAGCACCTGCTGTCTAACGGTGAACTATTTTGGTTTTCAGTTATACCGCCATGGAGACCGCTCTCCTGTGAAGGCATACCCCAGAGATCCTTATCAGGAAAGCGCCTGGCCTCAGGGATTTGGGCAACTTTCTCAGGTGGGTATCTCAGAAAAAGCGACCTGTGGGAAACTTTGAACCCCAAGGAAACCCATTTCCCAACAGGAGAATGCAGAACTATTTTATTTGAAGAAGAAATTGTGTTAAAACATCACATGTTAttatttgtggtggtggtggggtaatACTCCATGCAGCTCCAGTCTGAGGTTTCCTCTTTtgccactgccgctgctgctgcttttcctcttGGGAGCTATTTTTAGTTccactttccttttctctttcctaCCCCAGGGAAATGACAGTGCCTTTTAAAATCAGATAAAGCAATAACTTTATTTAAAAGACAAGAGTTTTCcctattgttgtttttataaaagcAAAATATGTATAGCTTACAAACCTGCAAAACATGTTGCGGGGGGAGCGGAGGACTGTGTCATTCATTTCAGAACAGATTTTGGTTAACATTTCCTGTGTCAGCAGTGGTCAAGCTGTAACTCTATTTGTTCTCATTTTCGTTGGTGTGTGGTTGTGCAAGCAAGCACAAAAACCTGCTTTGCTGTTAATTTGTTGCTGTTAATATGCGTAGGAAGgaatgcagcagcagtgggacctTGGTCGAGCGCTTCGAAGCCGATACAATGGATTCCTCAATTCCTCATACAATAGACAAGAGGTTAGTGCATTGTCGCAAATTGCTAGAGGTATCATGACCATGCAGTGTCCTCTTTGCCCTCCCTGTATTAAaatctctttcctctctctttctaagTAAGTGGCTGAGGAAAATAATGGAACAACATGAAAGCCTGTTTTTTCAAATGGCATCTTCCGTGTAAACAGTTTGTCAAATCCCTGCTTGGGTTAAAATAGCAAAGGAACAATAAACAATTGCTGACCAGGGCAGTGATGTAAAGGAAAGTAAAAGGAATAAGATGGCATCTGAGATGGACTGGACTTTGTTTGGTCAAACAGGCCACTCAAGACAAAGAGAATTCGCACGGGACACAATAAGAGACTGGGGTACTTGATAAGGGTATAGATCAGATGATTTTCTCCTGCTCTCATGCCAGTGGATGGACCTGTTTGAGCGTGTTTGTTGAAAAATCTCTTGAGAACTGTCAGGAGTTCTCTGGTGAGTTGGCCTGTAGTTTTCCACTGCCTTTTTCTCAGTGATGAAAGCAGATAATGGAAGGCATGGCCCATGAACCAAATTCAGGTAAATACAACAGTAAGAACATCTCCCAAACCCTGTGATGCACTTCAGCTGTCAAGCAGGAATTTATGACGTCTGGCTTGCCTTGCCACATGCACAAAAACCTGCCCAACTGGATTGTTAACCACCTTCTGGGTGTTTTTATTTAACTTTGTCTCAGTGCCACTCAGTAAACagttttaaatgtgcataaaGGACAATATGAAATGGAGCAATAGGCCTATTTTATTCCTGTTAGgaacattgtttttatttatttatttctacatttatatcccaccttttcctccaaggagctccaggtggcatacACAGTTCTCCTTCCccgttttatcttcacaacagctctgtgaggtaggctaggcggAGGGACAGCGACTCACCCCAGATCACCCAGGGAGCTGcctggccgagtggggatttgaatcctggacTCCCAGGTCTAGTCTGGCAGTCCTAACTGTGGCACCGCTGGTGTGGTGTTATAGCATAGCATGACTGTTCTACAGCAGCAGCATATATTAGACAACGTGTTCTTCCTATGCAACAGCTTCTTGTAGGCCCTCAAATTTTCCAGCGAAAGCTACAATTTAAATGATGATGAAAGCTCTTCAGGAACATTTTTATTAGCCTTTGTGCCCATCCTGTTAGAGCTCAACCTAGGTAGGCAACAGCAGTGCTGCTTTGGGGATTTCTTCCTGTGTCAGTTTCCAAGCTAAGTGCTGCTTCATGCAATGGGCCCTGCAGTTCCACCATGGTCAACTGTGGGCTCTCTTTTGTGTAACATCTCCAGGAGATTTGCAAGCCTGGAAACACAGTTCTAGAAACTGTGATTGGCTGAGGCTTCCAGAAGTCTGCTTAGCACACCTAAAGAGCGCCACTAATGCTCTTTAGGTGTGTCCAAAACGCAATCAATTCTTGTTGCAAGTGGGGTAATTGCTCTTTGGCTGCAATGTGTGAAGTGGCAACAAGATGTAGAACTTTAAGCCATATCAACTCAGCCTGGCCACAGATCATCCCCCATATTATCCGCCTGCTGGCCCAGCCCAGGATGAATTCAGAGCAGGAGCCCTGCTTCTGTTGCCTTCACTGCTCATGCCTTCTAAGGTGATGCCCTGCCAGTCTGGGTATGCTGCATGTAACTTGCACATATTGCAGAGAGGACGTTTTTCAAGCCCCACATCTTTGTTCTCTTGCCTGCATTAGAGTCATTGCTGACTTAGTGGCTGCACCTGGAAATACAGCAGTAGTGGCAACTGAAGGAGGTGTCAGAGGGAAAGTTGCAGAGGGTTTTCTCTTGTGACATGTAGCTTGGGCTTGCTCTGGAGCAATTTGCTCTCCAGGCATCTATTGTTTCTTGGTGAAACAGGATGGTCAAGTGACTTCTATGGGGCTTGAAGGCAAGAGTCCTAGCTCTTGTACATGGGAGTAGGATTGAATAGCTATTGAGGCCTGAaaattgtacattgttttaaatttggCTATAAGTCGCTGTGGGTTGCCTtaggcaagataaagcaaccaacaaatgtaaataaatgaatgaatgtaccTGCACCCCATGTCATATGCCTTGTAGAGTGGATATATGGACAAGCAGCACTTTTCTAGTTGCTTCTGAACTACCTGGGAAAGCCTGTGTCGCACCTGGTCTGATTCAGCCCGTTCCCCTCAGAGCTGGAGACTAAATCTAACCCTGGCACCTCTCAGCTTCCACTATCTGTTGCTTATCTGCAGGTAGCTCAGCTTGCTATCTTTTTGGAAGACTaatgaaaaaaaaaacctaatatactgtgtgcTGACAgttgtctttttaaaagactGCGCCAAGCCCACTGAACTCATTTGAGAGCAGACCAAAATATGTGGAGTAAAGGTTCACATTCTGAAATGCTTTAGGGAATAACAACATCAGGTGCCTGTTGAAAACAAAGACTAGTTAAAGAAACAGGGATAAATTAAGGGATTGGGAATTATCTCAAAGGGTGCTTATTTCCACACTGTTTGATTACATTATGCACTGGTGTTCTTAAGTCCTAGGCTATGACATACATTCCCTTCTTAGAACTCAATTTGTTTATTTGCATAAGTGAAGATTCAAGTGGAATATCCTGTTTGGAGGGAGCTGATTTATTTTGCCCTGCAGGTTTTGTGCTGTCATAGACACACTCCTGTTAGTGACTTGCCCACCAGGGTCATTGAAGCATTAAATTCCTTGTGGAGAATGATACATAGAGGCACATCTGTAGGGCTCTAAGATAGGGGTTACAGACAATATATCTGATTTCCACAGACAACATATGCAGGCTCCTTCAGTCTGTGCCAATTCCCCTCCATTCCATATGTCCTTTAGATAATTAGGGGACCACTATATGATCTGTCCTTGTAGTTAGCCTGGAACAACACTTCGCATTTTCAAGCAGCACTCAACTCCGCATTCAACGTGCGTGGCCTGTAGCCTTGGAAAGTGACACACACATAACTCAAGGCTAGAACATTGTGTTTTGGATTTGTGAAGTTCCACTGCCATTTCTGTAGCTTCCCTAACCACAGCTATGCTTGATTTTCTAGCTCATCTGCTGCCTCTACTTTACTTTCCCTCCCAAGCTCCCATTCTCTTTCCTTGCTTTCTACAGCAGCTCAGATATTCAGAATAGCAATGTGTATCAAATTGTTCTTTGATCAGACTCTGTTGGGACCTGTTTATTGCCAGCTTCCTCACTATGTCTCTTGTTAATAGCATATCTAAATCAGATCAGCACCGCAGCAGAACCATGAACATAAATGACCTTCTGTATTTGATTCTATACTCTGGCAGATCTACATACGCAGCACAGATTTTGATCGCACCCTGATGAGTGCCGAGGCCAATCTGGCAGGACTGTACCCTCCAGAAGGGTGGCAAGTGTTTAACCCCAATATTTCTTGGCAGCCGATTCCTGTCCACACAGTACCTGACTCAGCAGAGCATGTAAGTCACTTTCAGACCTAAGTACCAGTAGATTGGACCTTCttgcattaaaaacttctctctctctcttcaattgTTTTCATCTACCCTGAATGCTACCATTCCACTTCTTCATCCTGACTCCTTAGCGATTCCTGTTTTGGAGCAAGTTGCATTTCTCAGGCCCTGTTTCACCTGTTTGGAGGCAGGCAGCCTCTCTTAGAAGTATCACTTTGCTTTCAGCAATTAGCCCATTAACAAGCAGATGCAACAGTTAGCATTGCTTGTAAAGATGGATTCACGGTCAAATGATCCTCTTAGTGAACATCTCTATTTTGCCTCTGTCCAGCTCCTGAAGTTTCCATTATCTCCCTGTCCCCGTTACGAACAGCTGCAAAATGAGACCCGGCAGACAGCAGAGTATGTGAATAAGACCATCCAGTACATGGTATGTCAAGCTTGATGTACTTCTCTATCTCTTTATACAATGGTGGCGGCATGGAGAGAGATGGAAGAGCTGACTGTCCTTTGCTCCTGCAGGGATTTCTGGAGATGGTGGCAAACAAGACGGGAATTCAGGATGTCTCCCTCGAGTCGGTCTGGAGTGTATATGACACACTCTTCTGTGAGGTGAGCTGTCCATCTGTAGTCATTAGTCATTTGCCCTACAACCCATTTAGTATCAGAAGCTGTCTGTGCTCTTGGCTGTAGAACCCAGGCtctggggccaaatgcagccctcaaggcctttttggCAGCCCTTGGCAACATGAGACACCCCACCCAGCAGCCCTTGCACTGCCGGAtgaggaggtgtgagggctctgacagggtcctggagtcttcctgtctccttcccaaagcctagctaGTACTTTCCTAGATTTGGGGAGGAGTTGGGAGGGCTCTGGGACCTTGCCAGAGCCTTGGCCTCCTTCCGAAAGTATGGTGCCTTGGTTAGCCGGCAGTATGAGGACTGTGGGGGGGTCAAATTTGGCctcgcttctcccccccccaacgggTGCGACAAAGCCGTGTGTGGCCCACAGGTTCCATGCTAAAttactcttgtggcccacttggtatgaaaagttggactgcccTACTCTAGGCCACATTCTCTCTCCCCAGGCTACACCTCTTGCTACCCCTGCTCTGCACCTTCATTGAGTGCTtttgcttgcttgaaggatgcAGAGCTagctgtgagtgtgtgtgtgtgtgtgtgtgtgtgtgtgtgtatagaaagCTCTGGTCTCTGTGTGATTGTAACATAGCCAGCTGCACAAAAGAAAGAGTCACATCtgttgttccacccactttttgcctttgtcctcacccaccactgacatgtgaccACCCAAACAAATTAACcaacagcctcccccccccaagattttaaaaactggggggggggggcaaaaggcctTAGTGGGCACCAAGGGAGTTGCCCACTACACTAGGGGCTCCATTTCTGGCAGACCCATCCACATGGCCCTAATTGTGgtctagggatgtgggtggcactgtggtttaaaccactgagcctcttgggcttgccgatcagaaggttggcggttcgaatctgcacaatggggtgagcttgtgttgctttgtcccaggctcctgccaacctagcagttcaaaagcatgccagtgcaagtagataaataggtacctctgttgtgggaagctaaatggcatttccgtgtgctctggcttctgtcacggtgtcccgtcgcgccagaagtggtttagtcatgctggccacatgacccggaaagctgtctgtggacaaacgctggctccctcggcctgaaagcgagatgagcgccacaccccgtagtcacctttgactggacttaaccgtccaggagtactttacctttacttaattgTGCTCTAATGGGAAAACTGCATTGAGAAGGGAGATGATCGTAAGAGAACAGAGCAGATTTGAAGCTTCCTTCCgacacaatttctgttcacagAAATTCTTTTCTATGGGAAAGGCTTATCCTGTCTACTTTAGAGTCAGCCACAGATGTGCGAAGAAGCTTCCCTTGTCAAGTTGAGAAACAGGTGTTAGTGCAACGTTAAAGTTTGCATAATCAGTTTTTACTTAAAAGTGCGAGCATCACAGTCAGACACGTTAGACCTGAAACTCCATGCAAGTAATAATGAATATTGTGTCACTTGGATAAGTAGATTAATCTGCTTATTGTGAAGGAAAGTTGGGAGTTTACAAAATGAAGGCTACTGGAGGCTGTTAGGAAAGCACAGTTCCTTCCTCTGCATCCCCAACCCTTGAGCACACCAAAAATTTGAAAGCAAAGTATTTTCTCTTAATGAATTCTGATCATATTGGCTGTTGAGTTTTGATCCAAATGGCATTGCCTTACATATGCGTCTGTGGTCCTGGGTTGAGGCATTTAAGTTCAGAGGGCAAAGATTTGCCTTGGATCCTAGGACTAGCTCATTCCGGACCGGCTGCcatatctcggggggggggggggctttcattCTTGTTCGCCTAGTTTGTATCTCTGagtggcctctctctctcttgcgacATCTTtccagaaaacacacaaaaaacatctTCCCGATTGGGTAACTCTCAATGTGATGACTCAGCTGAAGCAGCTGAAAGATTTCAGCTTCGAATTCCTCTTTGGGATCCACAAACGGGTGGAAAAAGCTCGTTTGCAGGGTGGTAAGTGAAAGAACATGGAAGGCAGGTTGGGAAGGAGTGGAGGAGCATTCACTCTCTGGTCAAGAACTGGGTTCTGATAGTTTGTTCTGTTTCTGCAGGTGTCCTTCTGTCTCAAATAAGGAAAAACCTTACTCTTGCTGCAAATGCCTCCACACCTCGCCACTTCAAAATGCTAATGTACTCAGCAGTAAGTTTGTTTCTGGGAGCTGTGCTTGCCTTCTCCTTATTACCATCTTgtgaacaaaaaaaaacccagctgcagcttccagcagagattcTCCTGCtctgtgaaagaaataagcaaattaGCACTTCCGTCTCTTTGCAGCAACTACGGATGCTACAGAAAAACCCCCAGATGCTCTCACAAGCAACAGAGAACTTTGTCACTTAGCATCTCCTTGTAGCGCAGTTCCCAATGTTCcgcttagtttatttatttacttactaaacgtgttagtcgctttatcttgtccagggcaacccaaagcaacttacaaccaaacagGGTGTTGAAATAGGTGCCAGCCTTTTTTCCATGGTCCTGGAGTCCCTTTCTTATTCTTCCTACCAGCCCCTTGGGAATCTCTGCCAATCTGCCTTCTTCTGAAATGTGGTTTTAAGTCCCCTTCCATATGCACAAAGGAGATGTtcacatttttcttcctctttctcagcATGACACCACCCTTGTGGCACTGCAGATGGCTCTGGATGTTTACAGCGGGAGGCAACCACCGTATGCCTCGTGTCATATATTTGAGCTGTATCAGGAGGATGATGGGTGAGGGCTTCATGAAGCATATCAATCAAAggaaatggtattcagaggcaataaTCTATCAGCCTGCTGTACCTTAACTTTTGTCCACATACTCACAGGAGATGAAATGAGGTAAAAGTAAGACTTGCAATCTTAAGATGAAGAAGGGTTTATACTTCTCTCCCCTGTGCTGATGGAGTTACCAGTGAATATATTAGTAAAGCCTTATGTCTGATATGACTCTGTTAGAATCACAAGCAGGAATATCAACAGTACTTTTATGCATCTCTGAATTTAAGAACACCTGACAAAGCACATATAGTATATTCCTGTTAACAGTcctgtttgtaacccaaggtaccactgtacttttatgagTTATTTGTAACTCCAGTCTAATTTTTGGTTTTTGCCCCTTGCTCAAAAACAAGGAGGGACAACCCAGCATTTGTTAATTTCTAGCATTCCTCATGCATCCTAGGGTGGAAGGGGGTTGTACGATGATTCAGGGCTTGATTCCAGTAGAAAACATGATATGAAGGTGGACGGCAAATAATCAGAATCTCAGTTCCTCTCTTCCCTGTTTTGCTCCTAGTAACTTTTCAGTGGAGATGTTCTTTAGGAATGAGAGTGGGAAGGAGCCTTACCCAGTGCAGCTGCCTGGCTGCACACAGCGTTGTCCCCTGCTGAATTTCCTGCAACTCACTGAGCCTGTTACTCCACAGGACTGGAAACAAGAATGTCAGATAGTAAGCACCATGAAAGACACAGGTGAGTGGAGGCTGTTCCAGGAGATAAGCCAAAGAAGGAAGTGATTTCAAGTGCCATaagcattttttttccatttcacccTCTGCAGAACTTATTGTGGTTTTGGCTGTCTGTGGATCCATCCTCTTCCTGCTTATTATACTGCTCCTGACAGTACTCTTCCGTTCCAAGTCCCAGCCTCCTGGCTACCGGCACgtttccaatgaaggagaggaaCAGCCTTGACATTTGCTCCAGCCCCTCCTGAGGCAGCAGGAGAGCACGGTGCTGACTCTAGAGACAAGAGGGGCTTCTTTCAGTGACTAAGGGTCTTCTTCATTTGTCCTGATTGCTGCTTCTAAGCCAAAAGGCCCAGACTCTGCGGTGGAGCTGTTGTGACTATCGGATGCAGTCGAGCTGCCAAGCAAATAATACAGTCATGAACTAGGAGTGAAATGCAAACATGATTTGGGGTTGCTGTTTGCCAGTACGTGACTGGTTCTATCAAGGACCCCGTCTTGCTTCTTTTGAACCCAATATGCTGAAGTGTCTGCTACTGGTGCAGAATGGGCAGCCTTCCCAACTGAAACCTGCTGCTCCTCAGAAAGCCTTGCTTCCACCTGGCAGTTGTTACTTGAACCTCCCTGAACTGTGGGAAAGGGGCCTGGTGCTATAACTGCCTTCTCCAGCTGAGTTATTACCTGGGAATCAAACCACTGCCTCTCTGTCTTACGTACTTGGCTCTTAGCCACAGGGTCCATACAGAAGGATAAGGTTGGGGCTGGACCCAATCTTATATAACAGAGGAAAAAATGACTTTCCCAAAAGCAGCCTTCTTCCCATTTGTCACTGACTACAGAAATTCAGTAAGTGGAACGCAGTACACTTCCTCTGTCTCCCCACTATTTTCAGCCTCAACGTATTCTTACAAAGCAGTGCAGCCCTGTGTTTAATGGGAAGTGAACTAGTGGAATTTAGAAGTGCGTATTAGCAAAGGCCTGGCTAGAATCATTCTTTAAATGCCCTATATCATGCACAATATTCTGGACCAGCAGAGATTCAAAGAAAAtctgctgttttaaaaacaaaggtaAGTCTCTGAGGCAGAAAAAGTAGCTAAGTATGTTGCCCTATAGAAAGAATCTTTGTGTATCAAGTGTAGCATGAGAATTTCACAGTAAGGATCGGCAGCTTTTGTGGAAAATCCTCCTGTCATGCCACACTTTATATATGACAGCATACATATTCTTTCTAATACATCTTCAAGCACTTTCTCATCATGCATGTTATATCTGACATGCAAAGAACCCAAAATAAGCATCTCTGCTGttctaaaaacacaaagaaattaAGAACACTCACAGCTGCACACAAATGTCTTGGCTACAAACAAGAAGAGAAAAAGCGAGCCCAGACCCAGTCTTGAACAGAAGTGCTTCTGAGCATATACAGAATGTGTTTCCTTCATGCTTGAAAAACTACAGCTTACCTGCTCTCTACATACACTAAGGAATAAGAGTCCAGGCATGATTGCAAACACAGGCATGAGTTCCCCAGCATACTTTGCAATCAAATAATACAGTCCTCCTCTCCAAAAAACTGAACACACTCTTTGcttttctctcctccctgctgCTTCCCATCTCCTTTCAGACATAGCTcctcaaaacaagaaacaagtgtTCTCTCTGCACATTTCTCTGTCCTGCTCCCATAGGCAAGAAAGCCTCATTCCTTCGTATTTACCCACGGTTCAGTCCAGGAAATCTGAGGCCAAATCCAGAAAACAGTgtctttcctttccctccttaAAAGTAGCCCATGCTGGTTTTTCTCCCCACCTTTCCCAAGTGCAGCAACTGAATTCTTCAGAAAAGAATCAAAGGCTTGAAAAGAACAAGAGGTGCTTAATAAGAACTTCACTTGTTTGGTGTTTTCCCTTGGATGCAGAGAGGAAGCCAGGATTTTTAAATATGGGAGCTGGATGAGAAAGCAGCTCTGCTAAGTGGGAAGAGTTAGTTACTGGGAGAACAGCAATCAATATTTAAAatggccagtgctatttttttttagatgaaaaaaagtgccagtactcaccatgaagttcttacagtaagtgccacacttttaacatttggagggggggaggtgcCGGCACTGCGTATCCTTGAGTACCCCTAGGAAAAAACCACTGGAAATAACAGACATATCTAAGCAGGGGATTGTGGGGAGCTGGCAGTCCTAATCTTTCCCCCAGAAAGATGTGCTGCTCATTCTGAGGCTTCAGCACATGCATTAAAATAAAGACAGAGTATTCCTGTCCCTCGCTACATTACCCATCTTCCTAGTAATCATATTTATTGATGCTTTCATTGCAACTAGCGCTACATAAGAACCACCCTCCTAGGTAAGGCCAAAGTTtcatcacagtggccaatcaggtgcctatgggaagcctacaaacaggacctgggtgcaacagcactctccacacTTGTGCTGCCCAACAACTActttcagagacatactgcctccaacaatggaAGTGGAACATAGTCCCCATGAATTGGTCTTTCAAAGTCACCCAAAGCCACTTTCTGCACTGCAGCTTCTCACTGTTGATAAGAGACCTGAAGAGTTCTGGGTTGACAAAGTCCgttatattcttgcagagaagctggtaaaatgtgggctggatg
The nucleotide sequence above comes from Podarcis raffonei isolate rPodRaf1 chromosome 1, rPodRaf1.pri, whole genome shotgun sequence. Encoded proteins:
- the ACP2 gene encoding lysosomal acid phosphatase → MPSEGASARIGSKAMEGGRKRRSWRSASFPLLLLLSLALELVLPVAQARSLRFVTLLYRHGDRSPVKAYPRDPYQESAWPQGFGQLSQEGMQQQWDLGRALRSRYNGFLNSSYNRQEIYIRSTDFDRTLMSAEANLAGLYPPEGWQVFNPNISWQPIPVHTVPDSAEHLLKFPLSPCPRYEQLQNETRQTAEYVNKTIQYMGFLEMVANKTGIQDVSLESVWSVYDTLFCEKTHKKHLPDWVTLNVMTQLKQLKDFSFEFLFGIHKRVEKARLQGGVLLSQIRKNLTLAANASTPRHFKMLMYSAHDTTLVALQMALDVYSGRQPPYASCHIFELYQEDDGNFSVEMFFRNESGKEPYPVQLPGCTQRCPLLNFLQLTEPVTPQDWKQECQIVSTMKDTELIVVLAVCGSILFLLIILLLTVLFRSKSQPPGYRHVSNEGEEQP